AAAGATGGTCGCTCTGGTGGTGGTAACTGGGGGAACCGAAGCAACGGTGGATATTCTGGTAAGGGACGCTATTAAGGGCTGAAATGATTGATGAATCAAGCTTCACGGTCTGTCGCCAATAGGCACAAAAAGCATTTGCAAAGCGAAACTTAATATCTAACGGAATGAACAGTTTATAAAAAACTGTTGCCACCACTTTGTATGCAAGCAGATTAGTCTATGGCTGGTCTGCTTAATTTTATGAGAACAATTTTTTCAATCGCGCTGACTAAACTTAAACATAATTTAATCTGATGGTGCCACTCACCTGATACATGAGTGAATGCAACGCGAGTAAAAGACAATAGAATGAACACAGTTAGACCATTATGTCTGATAGCCAAAACCAATACAGCTCATGGATTTTGCTAATCTCGCATCGCAGCTGAACGCTGGAACAATTCTGCCAGAGGGGATTGTGATTGTCACCCTCTTGGGAGTTTTGATTGTTGATTTGATTTTAGGGCGGACGTCCTCACGCTGGATTGGATATCTAGCAATTGCAGGTTTACTTGCTTCTGTCGTCGCCCTGTTGTTTGAATGGGAAAATATAAATCCGATCTCTTTTGGCGGTGCCTTTAATGGTGACGATCTGAGTATCGTCTTTCGCGCTCTCATAGCATTAACTGCCGCTGTCACCATTTTGATGTCGATTCGCTACATTGAACAAAGTGGTACCGCTTTAGCCGAATTCATCGCGATTTTGCTAACTGCTACTCTGGGAGGAATGTTCCTATCAGGGGCTAGTGAGTTGGTGATGATTTTCATCTCTCTAGAATGCCTGAGTATTTCCTCTTATTTGCTCACAGGTTACACCAAGCGTGACCCCCGCTCTAACGAAGCAGCGCTGAAATATCTGTTGATTGGTGCTTCGAGTACAGCAGTGTTTTTGTATGGAGTTTCGCTGTTGTACGGTTTATCAGGTGGAGAAACCGAACTGAGTGCGATCGCAAGCGAAATTGCCATATCTGGTTTTGGTCAATCTCTAGGTTTAGTGATTGCTTTAGTTTTCGTAATTGCAGGTATTGGCTTCAAAATCTCCGCTGCACCTTTCCACCAATGGACACCAGACGTTTATGAAGGCGCACCCACGCCAGTGATTGCGTTTTTATCAGTTGGTTCCAAAGCAGCTGGGTTTGCTTTAGCGATTCGCTTGCTGACAACAGCCTTCCCTCTGGTTGCTGACGAATGGAAGTTTGTTTTCACCGCCCTTGCGGTCCTGAGTATGATATTGGGTAACGTCGTCGCCCTTGCTCAAACCAGCATGAAACGGATGCTGGCGTATTCTTCCATCGGTCAAGCCGGCTTCGTCATGATTGGCTTAGTTGCAGGCACACAAGCAGGATATGCCAGCATGGTATTTTATCTGCTGGTCTACCTGTTCATGAATTTATGCGGCTTTACCTGCGTGATTCTGTTCTCCCTGCGCACAGGAACTGACCAAATTGTGGAATACTCTGGTTTGTATCACAAAGATCCACTCCTGACACTGGGGTTAAGTATTTCCCTACTGTCCTTGGGTGGTATTCCACCACTAGCCGGATTTTTCGGTAAGATTTACCTGTTCTGGGCAGGTTGGCAGGCTGGACTGTACTGGTTAGTTTTACTGGGCTTAGTCACCACTGTCGTCTCCATCTACTACTACATCCGCGTAGTTAGGATGATGGTCGTTAAAGAAACTCATGAAATGTCTGAGGTAGTGAAGAATTATCCAGAAGTAAGTTGGAATTTGCCGGGATATAGACCTTTACAGGTGGGGTTGATCGCGACATTAGTCGCTACTTCCATCGCTGGAATCTTGTCAAATCCCATATTTACTCTGGCTAACAATTCCATCGCTCATACTTCAATTTTGCAACCGACAGCAGTTGTGACCACTCAAGTAAGTGCAATGAACAACCAGTAAGTTAGTCGTGTTTTGGTAGTTGTGCATAAGCGCAACTACCAACAAAATCTTGTGCATCACATTCCACAGCGAGCTCAAAAAGTGACGATACTTTTCTAAGAGAATGTTTTAAAAGTTTATTTTCATATATCCTGGCGATTAGAAATCGCAGCGACACAGACAAAACCTGCCTCCGCAGGTTCACTAAACCCCTTATTTTTCATTAGTCCACGTAGGTGGTGAGACAGCGCTACAGGAGGGTTTGCGCTCTCACGGCGACTGCGTAAGCGCAAGCGCATGCGGCTTGAGCCTTCGCGTAAGCGTGTCCCTTTGGGACTTACAAAGTAGCGTAGGCGTGCAGCAGATACCCGAAGGGACTTTGCTTGTGTAGTAGCGAATTATATTCGCCAATGACTTTTCAAACATCCTCTAAGTATTTTTTATTATTTAATTCTCTGTTGAAGAAACCTCATAACTTTAGCTAGCTGTTTATTTAGACTATCTATTTCTGTTTGCATGCTGGCGATTTTTTGATTTAATATTTGAATGTCAGTAGTTGATGTCTCCTGACTGGAAGTTTCCGTTTTTTCAATAGTAGTAGATACTGTTAAAAGCTCAACTGGTTCTTGACGTGGCTGTTTAGCCTTTTTCATTGCTGATTTGACAGCGTCAATAAGTTGCTTTTGGTCAAAAGGCTTTTCGATAAATTCAAAATACTCAAAGGGTTCTGGGATTTTTTCCATCACCTCTTGTTTACGACCAGACATAATGAGCAGAGGAATTTTTTTTAGATCTGGCTGGGATTGAATCTCCTGAAAAACTTCCCAGCCACTCACTTTAGGTAGCACAAAATCCAGCAGAATCAGGCTGAGTTTTTCTTGACGGATAAGATTCAATCCTTCAAGACCATCTCTTGCTTCCAATACCTGGAAGTTGCCTTGTGGTAACATTTCCCGTACTTTTACCCGGACAACTGTAGTGTCATCGATAACTAGAATTTTATGAGTTCCCACGAGTGTTTGGTGTAATAAATACTTTAGGTTGAGAGAGTGGTTTCGCCAATTAACACACTATACTCAATCTTTTCTTAATTTAGGGGAGAGTAAATTCTCGGATAAAGAACATTAAATTGTATTTAATATAACTTTTAACTTCTTCACCGTAAGCTCCGCGCCATACCTCTTTTTTCCATGAGGGACCGATGTATCCCGGCACTAAACGGAGTACCGTTATAATGCGGGACTTATAGCCCTTCAAACTCCCCATCAGTTAAATGCTTATGACTTCTTCACAAAAAGCCGAACTGAAATCTCAGATCAGGGCAATGCCTACGTGGTTGCGTCGTTCAATAGGTAAAGCCAGCGAACTTTCTACAGTACAGCGTATTATCAAGCAGCACCAAATTCACACGATTTGCGAAGAGGGACGGTGTCCGAACCGAGGGGAGTGTTACTCTCAAAAAACTGCAACTTTCTTACTTATGGGTGCAACCTGCACCAGAGCTTGTGCATTTTGTCAAGTCGATAAAGGTCATGCACCCATGCCTCTTGACTCTGAAGAACCGCAAAAAGTGGCACAAGCAGTGCAGCTTTTAGGATTACGTTATGTTGTGCTGACTTCTGTAGCACGAGATGACTTGCCAGATCAAGGAGCAGGTCATTTTGTCAAGACAATGCAAACTATCCGACAGCTAAACCCAGAAACTCAAATTGAGGTATTGACACCAGATTTCTGGGGTGGTGCGGGTGCTGGACAACAAGGTCAACGTGAGCGTATATATAAGGTAGTGAAGGCGAAACCAGCCTGTTTTAATCACAATATTGAGACGGTCCAACGGTTACAAGGACCAGTCCGCCGAGGAGCGAAATACGATCGCTCGCTTTTTGTGTTGCAAGTTGTTAAAGAAATCGACTCTTGCATTCCCACCAAGTCAGGGTTGATGCTGGGACACGGGGAAACAGTTGAGGAAGTTGTTGAGGCAATGGTGGATCTTCGCAAAGTGGGGTGCGATCGCATCACAATCGGTCAGTATATGCGTCCTTCCTTGGAACATTTGCCCGTCCAAAAATATTGGACACCTGAAGAATTCGATCAATTAGGCAATACAGCACAAGAAATGGGATTTAGCCATGTTCGTTCTGGTCCTCTAGTTCGCAGTTCTTATCACGCAGGCGTCGAGGAGTAAAGTACCCACCATTAAACCATCCTAAAAAAGACTTTGTGCTACATTTTGTTTATTTTTGCTGATTTGTGCTGCAAAGTCTACAAAAATATTCTTGAAGAATCTGCCAATATATGACAGCTCTTTGGTATTTGTTAAGAAGTCTTTAAATAGGAGAGAACACAATGACTGCTAATGCTAAGACAGCTGCTGCTAATGCTACTGCTGCAAAAGTAGGCGAAGACGTTGCTAAAAGTGGAGCTAAAGCTCCTTATACCTTTCGTGTAGGTTGGGCAGTGTTACTACTGGCTATCAATTTCCTTGTAGCTGCCTATTACTTCCATATTATTGAATAATTAGTTCACTAAAGCTAAGGGTGTAGGGGTGTAGGGTGTAGGGGTGTAAGGGGTAAGAAGGGATGATGTTTTTGTGCACCATACCCCCGAAACTCTGGGGTACAATGCCCTTAGGGCATATCCTTTTACACCCTTAGTTTGGTGCACCCACTAATTACATCCCCTCTCCCCCTATCCCCAGAGGGGACCCCGAGTCCCCCTTATACCCTCACCCCCTTACACCCCTAGTTCAGAAACAATTGCCCGACTTTCCCCAAATCCACATTTCCACCGCTAATAATTACACCAACCCTAGCCCCCGGTACTTTCACCACTCCTTCCAACAAAGCCGCTGCGGCTAACACCCCAGTCGGTTCAATAACAATTTTGAGGCGTTCCCACAAAAAGAACATGGTGCGTAGAATCGCTTCTTCTGATACCGTGACCATATCATCGACATAATGTAGCACCAGTGGCAAAGTTATTTTACCTAAATAAGGGGTACGAGCACCGTCAGCAATGGTTTCTGGATTATTGACAGTTTGTAGAGTTTTGGTGTGAAAGGAACGTGTCGCATCGTCAGCAAGTTCTGGTTCTACTCCTATCACCCGACACTTGGGTAATACGGCTTTGGTTGCAATGGCGGAACCAGAAAGTAATCCACCACCACCGCAACAAACGAGCAGCAAGTCTAGTTCACCAACTTCCTCAATAAGTTCTTTGGCAGCTGTACCTTGTCCGGCTACGATGTGAGGATGGTCGTAAGGAGGAATCATCACACCTCCTCGCTCAGTTAATAGAGTTTGGGCTAATTCTTCTCTGTTGGTTTGCTTGCGGTTATACAAAACCACCTCACCGCCATACCCACGAGTCGCAGATAACTTGACGGCTGGAGCATCCTCAGGCATCGCGATAGTAATAGGAATATTTAGCAGTTGTCCAGCAAGTGCTGTTGCTTGAGCATGATTCCCAGAAGAAAAAGTCAAGACGCCTTTTTGCTTTTGTTCTTCAGACAACTGTGATAGTGCATTGTATGCACCTCTAAATTTGAAAGATCCGGTGCGCTGGAAGTTCTCGCACTTGAAAAACACTTGAGCGTTGGTGCGATCGTTAACAGTTCTGGAAGTGAGAACTGGGGTGCGGTGAGCAACACCAGCTAAACGCTTGGCGGCGGCTTCTACATCAGTGATGGTGACGGAATTATGCTGTGACATTGACGGCTTTGTTTTCAGTGAACGAGTATTCAGACAAATCACCTACAGGCTGGTAGCCGATCGCCTGGTAAATGTGATTAGAAGTCGGGTTTGCCAAATCAGTGAACAAGCAGCAATATCGATGCCCTTGATTCAGTAAAGTTTGGCTCAAAGCCGCCACACAAGCACTAGCGTAACCTTTTCTGCGGTGTTCTGGTGGTGTGTAAACTAAACCCACCGCTGCACCGTTGGGCATTACACGAACATGGCACGCCATTGAAACAGGGATTTCATCTTCCCAAATGTAAGCAATACCTCGATCCAAAAGGCGCTCTACTTTGCGTTCAGCTTCTGACTCAACA
This portion of the Brasilonema sennae CENA114 genome encodes:
- the lipA gene encoding lipoyl synthase; amino-acid sequence: MTSSQKAELKSQIRAMPTWLRRSIGKASELSTVQRIIKQHQIHTICEEGRCPNRGECYSQKTATFLLMGATCTRACAFCQVDKGHAPMPLDSEEPQKVAQAVQLLGLRYVVLTSVARDDLPDQGAGHFVKTMQTIRQLNPETQIEVLTPDFWGGAGAGQQGQRERIYKVVKAKPACFNHNIETVQRLQGPVRRGAKYDRSLFVLQVVKEIDSCIPTKSGLMLGHGETVEEVVEAMVDLRKVGCDRITIGQYMRPSLEHLPVQKYWTPEEFDQLGNTAQEMGFSHVRSGPLVRSSYHAGVEE
- a CDS encoding threo-3-hydroxy-L-aspartate ammonia-lyase, which gives rise to MSQHNSVTITDVEAAAKRLAGVAHRTPVLTSRTVNDRTNAQVFFKCENFQRTGSFKFRGAYNALSQLSEEQKQKGVLTFSSGNHAQATALAGQLLNIPITIAMPEDAPAVKLSATRGYGGEVVLYNRKQTNREELAQTLLTERGGVMIPPYDHPHIVAGQGTAAKELIEEVGELDLLLVCCGGGGLLSGSAIATKAVLPKCRVIGVEPELADDATRSFHTKTLQTVNNPETIADGARTPYLGKITLPLVLHYVDDMVTVSEEAILRTMFFLWERLKIVIEPTGVLAAAALLEGVVKVPGARVGVIISGGNVDLGKVGQLFLN
- a CDS encoding NAD(P)H-quinone oxidoreductase subunit N is translated as MDFANLASQLNAGTILPEGIVIVTLLGVLIVDLILGRTSSRWIGYLAIAGLLASVVALLFEWENINPISFGGAFNGDDLSIVFRALIALTAAVTILMSIRYIEQSGTALAEFIAILLTATLGGMFLSGASELVMIFISLECLSISSYLLTGYTKRDPRSNEAALKYLLIGASSTAVFLYGVSLLYGLSGGETELSAIASEIAISGFGQSLGLVIALVFVIAGIGFKISAAPFHQWTPDVYEGAPTPVIAFLSVGSKAAGFALAIRLLTTAFPLVADEWKFVFTALAVLSMILGNVVALAQTSMKRMLAYSSIGQAGFVMIGLVAGTQAGYASMVFYLLVYLFMNLCGFTCVILFSLRTGTDQIVEYSGLYHKDPLLTLGLSISLLSLGGIPPLAGFFGKIYLFWAGWQAGLYWLVLLGLVTTVVSIYYYIRVVRMMVVKETHEMSEVVKNYPEVSWNLPGYRPLQVGLIATLVATSIAGILSNPIFTLANNSIAHTSILQPTAVVTTQVSAMNNQ
- a CDS encoding photosystem I protein PsaX, whose protein sequence is MTANAKTAAANATAAKVGEDVAKSGAKAPYTFRVGWAVLLLAINFLVAAYYFHIIE
- a CDS encoding response regulator, producing the protein MGTHKILVIDDTTVVRVKVREMLPQGNFQVLEARDGLEGLNLIRQEKLSLILLDFVLPKVSGWEVFQEIQSQPDLKKIPLLIMSGRKQEVMEKIPEPFEYFEFIEKPFDQKQLIDAVKSAMKKAKQPRQEPVELLTVSTTIEKTETSSQETSTTDIQILNQKIASMQTEIDSLNKQLAKVMRFLQQRIK